The genomic segment GCCACATGGTCCCAGGCCAGGACACCCCCGGCAAGCCCCTTTGTCCTTTCCAGCAGCCTCAGAGCCTTGCAGTGCcggggcaggagcagctgctgtgtgGAGCTACGCCTGGGCCCAagctccagccagctgccaggCTAGGAGGCCAGGAGTGTCATGAGGAAGAGCGCAGCTGCCACGGCCAGGGGCAAGTGTTCCCGCTTGGGGCTGGTGCCACTGATGCTCTTCTCCAGCTTGGGGGTCTCAGGGTTAAAGTtctctgtggagagagagaggggtgaggggctggcaggggccaggcagaacagggtggggggcagagccgagcTCTGTGCAGTCTGGGCAAGACCCCACCACGCCTGGAACCTGCAAGGGCGCCCTGGGCTCAAAGCGGCATCTGTGCAGCTCAGAAgtactggggaggagggggcgtcTTCTGGCTGCTCCAGCCTTAGCCTCCGCCAGCAGTGGCATGGGAGTGGGGCACAAGCACCCGCCTGCCCActacctcccagcagggggcgctgtgggctGCAGGATGGCGCACATGCtgcacctgcctggccccagcgctatggggcagggggcagaagggcTGGCGGGGGCAGAGCCCCACGACGTACTGCCACACGGGTGCCCTGCACTCACCCAAGTCCTCAATCTTCACCTCTGGCCCCATGGTGAGCTGCGGGAGCGTGGGAACCGACTTCTCCCCGGAGTGCGAGGCTGCAGTGGAGGGCGGGAAGAGcatcagccctggggaagccccGAGCTCTGGGCTCGTTCCAGCCCCCCTCCGTAAGgagcccctcccagtgcccctgcAGGACATGGCCACGCTGCCCCTCCCGTGTTTGTACGCGCACGTGCAAGGCTGTACTCACTGGAGGCGCAGCACACAAACACCTTCATCTTCAGACAGGCCCGATGGTGATTGTGTGTCGGGGTTGCTGCAAGAGAATGAAGCTGCCCTGAGTTCACACTTACTGCCCCCGAGCCCCTGTGAGGGACTGTTGCCCTCCCAGAGAGCCTGGCGTGGAGCTAGGGAGGCTGCTGAGCATCGTGGGGCCACACCACTGCTGTGGAGTCATTGCCATTCTCGTGGGCAGAGGCACCCCACCAGGGCCCTGCCATGGGGCGCTGAGGCTACGGGCcaaggctggggagagagcaacAGATAAATGCAGAACCCATTGCCCAGCTGTCTGGGGGTTGGGTCCCCGCCAGGGGGTCCCCCtggtgggcacagggctggccaaGGGGGTGGGGATTCCTGGCTGTGTCCCCCAGCCACCTCTTTCCTTGcaggctgccagccccccagcaaaCCCCTCCTTAAACCTGCTGCTCCCCTGtgcttccccagccctgtcaGCCTCCCGcgggccccctgccccacacatacAGATGTAGTAGTACTCGTGGCCGGCGTGGAACTCATAGCCCAGCGAGAAGGCGCTGTACCGCTGGAACTTCTCCGAGAACTTGATGGGGCTGTGGGGCGCGTGGGGCCGGTTGCACTCCCAGCGCTTGAAGCCCTGGCTGGCGTTGCAGGTGTGGTAGCCCTCAGCGCTCACCATGTAGAGCACGTACTGCTCCGTGCGGTGCGCCGGCACAGAGGCGTTGTAGTGAGGGCAGTAGATGTCCAGGTAATCATTCACATTCACCTGTACCGTGTAGCCGTCCCgatgcaggctgggggagagCGAGCAAGCGATGTCAGGGGACAGCCAGGACCCCCGGGGCCCCAACCCAgccgcccagccccaggggctctcCTGCCCGCTCCGCctcagggcctggcacagggcagggcagaggaggagctCTGCATGGGgcatgctgccctctgccactagAGGCAGCAACAAGCCTCATCCCCATGGAGCTGGGTtccccctgcctggggcagaggagtcaatgggggtgcaggagggggctcacacCGGCCTGCCCCTCCAGACACCAGGCACTGAATCACAGTCAGCTGCAAAACCCCCACACTGACTGAGCTGTGActcaggagcagggcagctggtcaggagtgagggagcccaggggtgagcaggagctgcgggggggagcGGGGCGTGAGGGgaaccggcagggctgggggtgtgggagcccagggctgggtgagcaggagctgcgggggggcggtggcgtgaggggcactggcagggctcggggtgtgggagcccagggctgggtgagCGGGAGCCTGTATCACACTGCATCtgtgtcacctaataaaccttctgctctgcctgctgagtgagagtcagcCCTAGCTGCAGATGGGGGGCAgagcatggggacccctgaaccccatcccacccccactcccaggagctggtggggggcacTCTGGAGCTTGGCGCGGAGGAGGGggatcccagccctgcacacGCCAGGTGCAGAGAAAGCTTTGTCACCCTGATCCAGCTAATCCCGTTACTGCTGTAATCTCATAAAGAGGGGCCCTGGGGGAGCTCATTTACAGCCATTACAGCAGCAAACCCCTCAGATCCCCTCAGGAGACTCCAGCCTCTAATGCGGCTGAGGAAAGCCAGGCCTGTGCTAATCTCCCAGCCGGACACACTGAGGGCtgaccctgctcctggcaccgGGCCCAGGACCCCagagtcctgccacagtgcaggctGGCCAAGGACCACCCTGGGGTCCATCTGGGGACACTAGCACATTCactgctctcccatcaaccccACGCTGTCCCCATCCCTCGGCAAACCAAGCCCGGCCATGCCACGTCACACCAGACCTCCCTGCCCCAGCGCTACGCTCCAGCCCACACCgagcccagagcagggccaggcgCTCAGTGGACTGAGTGCACAGTCCGGCTCCTGCGGGCACAGATTCACCCGCCTGCCTGCGCACTGCCCAAGTTGCCGGCTAGGCTAAGAGAGGCTGAcgtccccacctccccacaggccATCCAAGGGGTCCTTTGGATCTCgccccacacagcactggccccTCCCAGCTCATGGAAAGGCCCCCAGAGCCCAGGCCCGGAACATGGAGCCCTCCGGTACCAGCTCAGGCCATGGCCCCGCACCTCTGGCGACAGGAACCTTCTCAGCCAGCACGGCGTGtccagccatgtgcccctgctcAGCacacctggggagggggctgtcccgGTAGTGCTTCCAGGTAGGGTGCCCAGCCTGTAAGTGGGGGGGcaggccagagccccaccccgAGCTCACCCTCTGTTCCCCAGCAGCAATCTGCATGCTACCCTCCTGCTTCCCTGTGgggctgtggctccccagctctgctctgctccactccacGCAGGCAGGGCATCGAGCCCAGCAGTCGCCGCCGCCCCCACCAGCTCAGCCTGTGACAGGGACACACACAGGCCCGACAGCTCAAGCAAAGGGGGCAGAGCCACCATGCCCGACGCCCGGCGGCACAGGGACAACGGCTCCCAAACGCCTCGGGGGCACTTCCCCACTCCCTGCGCCCAGCGCTCAGCAGCCCGGCTCCCCTCCAGGAAGCAGCCATGTGCCATGTGGACCAGGAGCTGCCCGAAGAACTCCCTGGGCAGCAGGTTTCACACGCCGCCCCCCAGGAGACACTTCACACCCCCAGGGACTGGTGGCACTCCCTGCCGGGGGACCGGCCAGAAGCACAGTGGGGGTCAGGGAAAAATTAGCTCCATTCCCAGAGAATGGGCCCATCAGCAGCTACTCCTCACCTtggcctggggcagcccctgctcAGGTCTCCCTAACCCTCGGCAGCTGGGCTGGTCCTCTTCCTTCCCTCGGACCCAGGCACCGGCACTGTCAGGGACAGACCCCGGGCTCACCGGCTCGGGACCAACCTCCTCCTCTCACAGAGCCTTTCTGAGCAGCAAAGCCAAGTGCAAACTGCTGGGACAATGGGTGGGTCCGTGCCCTGGCCTGTCTTTGTCGCCCTTCCTTAAGCCTAtggggcagcccagccaggagccacacatCCCATGGGCCTGATGTACCAGAGCCAGGAAATGAGACCCCCAAAGGGCACCAGGCTggaccctctcctcctcccctgagtCTCCTGGGGGCCCCAGGCCATGACACTTGTCAGGGACCAGATGCAGGAAAAGGCTCCCCAGACACAGGAGCAGCCCATGGCCTGCGGCATCCCTGGACAGGTGCCTGGTCTGGCTACCAGACACACCGGAGCTCTGGCCAGATGCCGTGATCCAGCCGCAACCCCCGCCACGACTGCTCACCCGTCACCCCTTGGCCAGTGCCTGGTTACACGGGTGCTCCccgctggggctccagctgcattgCCCCACGctgcccacagctagcagcagcctGAGCACAGGCAGGTGGCCAGTAGCAGGTGAGGGCATCATGGGGGCCTGTGGGCACTGCAGAGcctggtggggctctggctcaccccctgtGACCCGCCCCCCCGAGGCAGGGCAGTCCCTAGAGAAGCAATGGggactgggggtggctgggcagcaggtGCAGGCCTGGCCCTGGGATGCCACACAGTGCAAAGACCCCATAGACAGGCTGGGGTGCTGCCAGTAGGGCCCTGCCAGACCCTGGCGAAAGAGGCCAGGAACCAGGTgcccagcctgaggagggggtggagggctgacGGGTAATTCCTCTGCCAGCGCGGTGACGCCCCAGAGTGGAGCCAGAGACCTTTCATGTGCTCTTTGATGTGGTACTCAAGGAGAAAAAGGCCCCTTATGAAAGGAACAACCCCGAGCCCTGAGCAAACCATGTAATTAATTCCGCATGGGACCCAGGGTGCCAGGCAGGAGGGATGGCAGGGGGCCgtgggcatggggctggctgtggggtgtggcaggcaggagggacACCACCCACTTCCCGGAGCATTTCACTGCACGGCTTGACTGGTCGGCCCCCGGGCCCCTGCATAGGCCCAGCTCCAGAACAGGCAACGTGGGCAGGAACAGCGCCCCCAGGTCTGGCCTGGGCTgccccaggacagcaccacagcCCGCCAGCTTGCCTGTCCTGCTCCGCACAGAGAGCGCCCCTCCCAATGGGGCCCATTAGAGCCAGCTCCTGATAAACAGACTCCTAATGAGCCCccatgccagccctgcagggagcccatggtcactgggggagggggagcagctttTCCCAGGGGTCACagcctgcagctgaggctgctggagaGATGGACAGCCCAGGGGGGCTGGTACCCAACTAGCTCCGTGCTAACAACACTGTGGGATGCACTCCTATGGGCTGGCACAGGGGCGAGGCTGGGCTGCTTCTGAGGCCCCATCACAGCACGTGCCTCCCCCAGGCAAGCcccaggcagggtgggggagaccCCACGGGGGTTCAGTGGAGCCAAGGGTGAGAGCAGGGACCAGGCATGGAGATCCCTGGCCCaaaccacagcgccccctgctgggatcaccccctgcagccaggtctCCTGTCCCACTCTCAAGGTCAGGCTTCTGGCCACGAGGGGCTCACTCTGAGCTGCTGTGGGTGCGGACTGGCACTCCCGTCACACTGCCGCCTGTCGCGCCCCCTGCCAGCGCCTCACCGAGGCGTGCGAACAGGCCAGCCAGCAGGCCCGATTCAGTGACAGATCCCGGCCACGCTGCGCAGGCACTGACAAGAAGCTGCTCTCACCGTCCAGCAGCCGACTGCACAGCCCAAGGTCCTCCCCAGAATGCTGGGTCCCACCAGGAACTCCCCAGgccacctcctgcccctcagctgaggccctggtcctcctgctgctgccgtggggctTGAATCTGAAGCTTGCAGGCCTCCCCCAGCACAGATCAAGCTACAGTGAGTCCCGGGCCTCCCGCCACTGCACCCCAGGCTGCACACCGACGGCACATGGAGGGAGCACACAGGACAGAGACTGACTCAGCAAAAGCCCGGCCCTCCCTGGCGGATGAAAGCACATGGCCCAGGGATGCCCCAGTCCCACAGGGTCCAttttcagctccctgcctggggggCACAAACCACCAGCCCCTGTGCCCTGGCCTCCTCCACACAGCACCTCCGCTGGGAAGGGTGGCCCCAGACACCGCCATCCCAGGGCCTGACCCCAAGCCGCACATGACCTGGGCTGATGGGCTCTGGGCCttggcctgggctggctgcctaGCACAACaggctctgccagctcccagctcccgaAGGGTTAAGCCAGGAGCATCACAAGCTGCATCCCTTCTGCATGACTGCGTTTCTAGCACAGAGCTTGGCGCGGCCGTGGCACCTTGGTGGCCCCGTTGGAGCTGGGCAGATGGACTTCCCCCGTGGGCCCTCCTGAGCACGGCCTGGGCACTGCGCGACAGGACTCTGGCTACCTGCCAggtgctctgccccagctgccgCCTGGGTAGGGATGCCCCAGGGCACGCTGCAgtgaagcagcccagcagccaggatgcCCTGCCCAGCACCAACCCCCAGCGGGCCTCGGACTGTCCCAgccgggagagggctgggggcttCAGGGAAAGGGcgtttccctggggctgggagacccCAGCATGGCTCAGCTCAGGCCCCTCAGCCTGGCTCCGGAGCGGGGCCCTTTGCTCCAGCCGGAGCCCATCGATCGGCTGGAGAACAATTAAGTGCCACTGATTTACCTGCCCCTTTCAGCCAGACGCAAAGTCGCATCGACTGGTGGGGCCAGGTGCAGCCGGCAGCGCAGACCTGGGGCCGGCTGgccggacagacagacagacacccggCACCAGGAGGCACAGCCacggcccccctcccccagccctctgcccattcgcccccaggcaggcagagccacatgctgcacAGTGCTCCAGACCCTGGGCATCACCCCGGGCTGCCACTGCAGAGCCACACATGGACGCCCGGCCCAGCTGCAAGTCATGCCGCCTGCGCCAGGCGCTGCGGAGGGCTGCACACTTCCTGCCGGGGCCGCACACTGGGTTCTGAGGTCCCCTCGGgcctcaccccaccctgcccacaccagccCAGGCTGCCCCCATGCTCAGCCCAGGCAGGGTGCGAGGAGCTgtgcccagaccccactgccagCGCCTCCCCCTCCGCCCGTCTCGCAGCCCTACAACCCTTTTAATCTCCAGTAGAGCCCAAACCTGCCCGGCCTCGCTCACAATCAATGAGCTTTTTAATTGGGCTTTAATTAAACGATCCATCCCCAGGCAGCGACTCAATTACTGTCCAGACAGGAGCAAGTGGCTTCATTCCTGGCATCATGTTCCATCACCCGGCAGCCACCCCcatgcccacagccccctgccacatcaccccgcagccagccccacgcccacggccccctgccatcacccagcagccacccccatgcccacagccccctgccacatcaccccgcagccagccccacgccccctgccatcaccctgcagccagccccacgcCCACGGCCCCCTGCCACATCACcccgcagccagccccacacccacggCCCCCTGCCAtcaccctgcagccagccccacgcCCACGGCCCCCTGCCACATCACCCGGCAGCCACCCCCACGCCCACGGCCCCCTGCCACATCACCCCGCAGCCAGCCCCACGCCCACGGCCCCCTGCCACATCACCCCGCAGCCAGCCCCACGCCCACGGCCCCCTGCCATCACCCCGCAGCCAGCCCCACGCCCACGGCCCCCTGCCACAtcaccctgcagccagccccacgcccacagccccctgccatcaccccgcagccagccccacacccacggCCCCCTGCCATCACCCCGCAGCCAGCCCCACGCCCACAGCCTGCTGGCACATCACCCCgcagccagccccatgcccacGGCCCCCTGCCATCACCCCGCAGCCACCCCCacgcccacagccccctgccacatcACCCCGCAGCCAGCCCCACGCCCACGGCCCGCTGGCACTGCCCACGTGAGTCAAGCACATGGCTCCAGGTGTGATCCAAGCTCCTCCTCGCCAGCCCCAAACACAACATGCCCCACCCTGCcatgcagccagcccctcccccaagccctgaACACCTGCTGTGAGGCACTGGGCAGAGCTCCCAGCCCACGGCTCCttcccactggggctgtgggtgcctctgagctgggaggggcctggctccatgccagaGCTGCCCTGAGTCAAGGACGGAGCCGCACCCTGCTCGCCGGGATCCAGGGATCGGCTGTGCCGCGTAATTACAGGCTGGAAAGTGGGAAACCtcacccatccctgcccccagctgcacggccagtgccccacagctcccccccacctgctgggaccgccccacagccagtgccccacagcccccctcctaCCTGCTGGGACCGCCCCACAGCCagcgccccacagcccccctcctacctgctgggagcaccccacagcccccctcaccTGCTGGGAGCGCCTGTGATGcagtgggggatacatgtgtggggctcacagaaggtggggggctcctgctgagggtaacctggtgaccaggtgacacctctgggctgcagacaaagggggaggtggagcctgaggggtttgaatgggGACTGGGAATTGGAAGCAGAGAGTctgggctggaagagagagacacaaaggagggggtgaggccctggcttgggggtcccctcggggcctcctctccccaacatggattggactggctgtccctgccggctgcactgacccctctgtaccaTTCTGCGCCCTGTTGggtaataaacccgctgttctgctgagtgagagtcactcctgcctgcagacagggtgcagagcctgggaacccctgaaccgcattacactggtgtcaggagtgggatgttctgcaccccaaggaatgagcatccagcagtaagtgatgggggcccaggaggaagaaggggggccagtgagacccaggtatgctgacgggcagtgaggtgcagttccgcaaggcagaggggcctgtggctgaacctGAGCAACTGCAGTCGTGGCCCTCGAGAGGGGTtgtcacacccaaggaggggttactcctgggagtctgttggagtcagtcccagagggcagaggggcctacggcctaaccccggggagcttgtgacccacaagAAGTCTGGCACACtcaagggattcttccagggattgtggggtgcagagggcactGACCTGTGAGCCTGTAACCATGctcagcaactctgctgtgaagtggcagcacctggaaactgaatcgagattaaaggagctgcacaaggcagcgtggatgtgcagtggcagagctgagggttcaggaaactcctgcaggggtgagcccagatgggggcagagaaccctggactgcctggagctctgaaccgagtgacctgccacagctcaaggagggaaggagcgattccaacccatcgtctactagtggccaaaacagacctgcgaagagttttccaggcctgggccgaggaaggtgtctgtgtgtctgtgcaggaaagcagcttgtccactgggaatggcaagttgtctgtgagagaagctgcctcaccttctgggcgtgtgagaccagccagggggctgggacagaggagagagtgtctccccttgtctgtctgtgttgaacagcagcagcctgggcagagagcagagcctgcgtttggaaaaggagCCAATGAGGAAACTAACAGAACAAGatgtcttggggcaccttatagactagcagatattttggagcatgcgctttcgtgggcaaagacccgttgcatcagatgcatgggggaggggggtttccgaggggtatttaaagactgggggcccagtaagagggagggccagagctgacaaggtctattcagcaaggtggaaatggcccagtatcaatagtacttgtcaaaagaagaaaaaacaagtcagatcagacagggggatgtgagcccttgtcagagtctaatggatctaaaacaggcgtgtccaacccgcgggccgcatgcggccctggacagctagtaatgcggccccacaagattgtaaacttttaacattattatgtgatttatatacattaactatattatatattttatatgcggcccaagacaattcctcttcactcaatgcggcccaggcaagccaaaaggttggacgcccATGATCTAAAACAAGGAAACTGGTCCtttgaggaagattccccagcctgcggtggctggagagggaaccaccaggaaagagcattccaccCAGgccacaggaagagcagactggcaatggagttacgctgtctgatgaagataaagaagctggtagcagaggggagaaaagggatc from the Carettochelys insculpta isolate YL-2023 chromosome 30, ASM3395843v1, whole genome shotgun sequence genome contains:
- the EFNA3 gene encoding ephrin-A3 isoform X1, whose amino-acid sequence is MAARLAALLPLLPLLLLSQGPAGSFCNRHAVHWNSSNPHLHRDGYTVQVNVNDYLDIYCPHYNASVPAHRTEQYVLYMVSAEGYHTCNASQGFKRWECNRPHAPHSPIKFSEKFQRYSAFSLGYEFHAGHEYYYISTPTHNHHRACLKMKVFVCCASTSHSGEKSVPTLPQLTMGPEVKIEDLENFNPETPKLEKSISGTSPKREHLPLAVAAALFLMTLLAS
- the EFNA3 gene encoding ephrin-A3 isoform X2, which encodes MAARLAALLPLLPLLLLSQGPAGSFCNRHAVHWNSSNPHLHRDGYTVQVNVNDYLDIYCPHYNASVPAHRTEQYVLYMVSAEGYHTCNASQGFKRWECNRPHAPHSPIKFSEKFQRYSAFSLGYEFHAGHEYYYISTPTHNHHRACLKMKVFVCCASKNFNPETPKLEKSISGTSPKREHLPLAVAAALFLMTLLAS
- the EFNA3 gene encoding ephrin-A3 isoform X3, with protein sequence MAARLAALLPLLPLLLLSQGPAGSFCNRHAVHWNSSNPHLHRDGYTVQVNVNDYLDIYCPHYNASVPAHRTEQYVLYMVSAEGYHTCNASQGFKRWECNRPHAPHSPIKFSEKFQRYSAFSLGYEFHAGHEYYYISSFSCSNPDTQSPSGLSEDEGVCVLRLHLALRGEVGSHAPAAHHGARGED